In Pedobacter sp. WC2423, the following are encoded in one genomic region:
- a CDS encoding AAA family ATPase: MTSPAPKYVISGGPGSGKTTLIKGLQQQGYFCAEEVSRKMIIRETEKGSSCLPWIDISCFSAKVLNEMIFSWNSAPTAAITFFDRGIPDIIAYLNVAGVPVPEEYYTALSLHPYHKQVFILPPWEAIYVNDSERWQTFEEAVIINEAIRKAYMTCGFELIDVPRNSPAARVAFILDFI; this comes from the coding sequence ATGACCAGCCCAGCACCAAAATATGTGATTAGCGGAGGCCCGGGTTCAGGGAAAACAACCTTGATTAAAGGATTGCAGCAACAAGGGTATTTTTGTGCTGAAGAAGTATCCAGGAAAATGATTATCCGCGAAACGGAGAAAGGATCATCTTGTTTGCCCTGGATAGATATTTCCTGCTTTTCGGCCAAAGTCCTGAACGAAATGATTTTTTCATGGAATAGTGCCCCTACAGCTGCAATTACTTTTTTTGACCGTGGCATTCCCGACATCATTGCTTACCTGAACGTAGCTGGAGTTCCCGTTCCGGAAGAATATTATACCGCTTTATCGCTCCATCCTTATCATAAACAGGTTTTTATACTGCCACCATGGGAAGCTATTTATGTGAATGACAGTGAGCGCTGGCAAACCTTTGAAGAAGCCGTTATCATTAATGAAGCTATCAGGAAGGCCTATATGACCTGTGGATTTGAGCTGATCGATGTGCCCAGAAACTCCCCGGCAGCACGCGTTGCATTTATCCTCGATTTTATCTAG
- a CDS encoding ABC transporter substrate-binding protein, whose protein sequence is MMKKINSCSFRGVFPCLIVSLLLITSCKQNQSGQKHHTAKTGSAEIKYAKGFNIDYYDHYKLVSIYSGIGAHADTTQYVLLAKGAKAPEGYKKAQLIQIPVQSLIAMSSMHIALADFAGAANAITGLGSLKYVSSATVRKNIAAGKVKEVGIDGTMNDEMLISMKPGLVMVMGDPDAKFSKYETLSGAGVPVMLNSEWLETTPLGRAEWVKLMAALMDKEDYVNTKFDAVEKEYNRLAAIGKKAVTKPTLVCGMPFKGTWYVPDGDSYMVKFLKDAGTNYKWADVHGKGSLPLNFEAVAPVALQADFWLNVGTVDSKNDIKAIDSRYADFKPFKDNHIFNFNKKVNDIGSNDYWESGAVNPQLILSDLIKIFHPELLPDYQLVYYKQLN, encoded by the coding sequence ATGATGAAAAAAATAAATTCTTGTTCATTCAGAGGAGTATTCCCCTGTCTGATAGTTTCTCTGTTGCTGATTACCTCCTGCAAGCAGAACCAGTCTGGTCAAAAGCACCATACTGCAAAAACCGGCAGTGCAGAAATTAAATATGCCAAAGGCTTTAATATAGACTATTACGATCACTATAAATTAGTGAGTATTTATTCTGGTATCGGCGCACATGCAGATACCACTCAATACGTATTGTTAGCTAAAGGGGCAAAGGCTCCCGAAGGCTATAAAAAAGCACAGCTGATACAAATACCAGTTCAAAGTTTAATCGCCATGTCATCTATGCATATCGCATTGGCTGATTTCGCAGGTGCAGCAAATGCAATTACAGGTTTGGGCAGCTTGAAATATGTCAGCTCAGCAACGGTAAGAAAAAATATAGCTGCGGGTAAAGTGAAAGAAGTTGGAATAGACGGAACTATGAATGACGAAATGCTGATCAGTATGAAGCCAGGTCTGGTGATGGTGATGGGAGATCCGGATGCTAAATTCAGTAAATACGAAACACTGAGCGGAGCAGGTGTACCTGTGATGCTCAATTCTGAATGGCTGGAAACCACACCACTCGGCCGCGCAGAATGGGTTAAATTAATGGCCGCATTGATGGATAAGGAAGACTATGTCAATACTAAATTTGATGCAGTCGAGAAAGAATACAACCGCCTGGCAGCTATAGGAAAAAAGGCGGTGACTAAACCTACGCTGGTTTGTGGCATGCCTTTTAAAGGAACATGGTATGTGCCGGATGGTGACAGTTATATGGTTAAGTTTCTTAAAGATGCGGGTACAAATTATAAATGGGCAGATGTCCATGGAAAAGGTAGTTTGCCACTCAATTTTGAAGCTGTTGCCCCGGTTGCCCTTCAGGCAGATTTCTGGCTGAATGTAGGGACGGTGGATAGTAAAAATGATATTAAGGCAATAGACAGCCGTTACGCTGATTTTAAACCCTTCAAAGACAATCACATTTTTAACTTTAATAAAAAGGTAAATGATATCGGTTCCAATGATTATTGGGAATCCGGAGCTGTTAATCCACAGCTAATCTTAAGTGACTTAATCAAGATCTTTCATCCTGAATTACTACCGGACTACCAGCTCGTTTATTACAAGCAATTGAATTAA
- a CDS encoding iron chelate uptake ABC transporter family permease subunit has product MNKIKVLVLLSILVVALLLDVALGSVHIPLKDVIKILFTPDAGNETWVYIIEKIRLPKALTAIIVGCGLSVSGLQMQTLFRNPLAGPSVLGITAGASLGVALVMLSAGSITSLYTIKELGISGSWLIIMASSLGAAMIMILIVSISSALKDNVIVLIVGVMIGNITLSVISIWQYFSSPELIKDYLLWTFGSLGGVTGEQLLILAVVVFAGLLISFLSSKLLDALLLGDNYARSMGLTVKRARILIIGSTSILAGGITAFCGPIGFIGIAVPHLARALFNTSNHRILIPACCLIGTVLMLICDIVAQLPGSQTVLPINVITALVGSPVVIWIIAGPTKLRGF; this is encoded by the coding sequence TTGAACAAAATAAAAGTTTTAGTATTGCTATCCATATTGGTGGTGGCATTGCTGCTGGATGTTGCACTTGGTTCCGTTCATATTCCTTTGAAAGACGTCATTAAGATTTTATTTACGCCGGATGCCGGAAATGAGACCTGGGTTTATATTATTGAAAAAATCAGGTTACCTAAAGCCCTGACTGCTATTATTGTGGGCTGTGGATTATCGGTAAGCGGCTTACAAATGCAAACACTTTTCCGCAACCCACTTGCTGGTCCCTCAGTTTTAGGGATAACCGCAGGCGCAAGTTTAGGCGTGGCCCTTGTGATGCTTTCAGCAGGCAGTATTACGAGCTTATATACAATTAAAGAATTGGGGATTTCAGGAAGCTGGCTCATTATTATGGCTTCTTCGCTGGGCGCAGCAATGATTATGATTTTAATCGTCTCCATTTCTTCTGCTTTAAAAGACAACGTAATTGTACTGATCGTTGGTGTAATGATTGGTAATATCACACTTTCAGTCATTAGTATCTGGCAATATTTTAGTTCGCCCGAGCTGATTAAAGATTACCTGCTCTGGACTTTTGGTTCTTTGGGCGGGGTAACTGGCGAACAGTTGCTGATTTTGGCAGTTGTTGTTTTTGCAGGCTTATTAATTTCATTTTTGTCTTCTAAATTGCTGGATGCTTTACTCTTAGGTGATAATTATGCCAGAAGCATGGGATTGACTGTAAAGCGTGCCCGAATCCTGATTATTGGCAGTACGAGTATTTTAGCAGGAGGGATTACCGCCTTTTGTGGCCCGATCGGTTTTATCGGAATAGCTGTGCCACACTTAGCAAGGGCCTTGTTTAATACTTCAAACCACCGCATTTTAATTCCCGCTTGTTGTCTGATCGGGACCGTTTTGATGCTGATTTGTGATATTGTTGCTCAATTGCCAGGAAGTCAGACTGTTTTACCTATTAATGTAATTACGGCCCTGGTAGGTTCACCCGTAGTGATCTGGATTATTGCAGGGCCTACTAAATTGAGGGGATTCTAA